Genomic segment of Deltaproteobacteria bacterium:
ATAGGGGAAAAGGAGAAGGGGTGGTTAGGCTATCTTCAGAATTATAAAAACGCTTCGTTATAGATGCCTTTTCATAACCCCAAAAGCCGACGGGCATTCTCCCGAAAAATTAGCTGTTTTTCTTCTTCCTGCAAGGGAAGATCCTTGAACCATTTAATCTGAGGGACAGGGTCTGTAGTAGAGGGGTAATCAGTGGCAAAGAGGACTTTTTCCACACCATGTTGGCGGATGAGATCGATCACCTCGTCCGACCTAAGGCTCTGGATATTCGGCCCCCAACAGGTGTCAATATAAATATCCCTGCCAATAATCCACTTCCGGGCCTCATCCAGCATGAAGAGACCACCGAAATGAGCGGCCACGATCTTAAGGGAGGGAAAACGCTCTTTGAGATGGGCAATATCTTGCGGGCCGGTGCCGGGAGGATGGGAAGGGTTAACAGGGTCCTTCCCTACATGGAAATAAGCAATCATACCCTCTTGAGCCATGGCACCATAAATGGGGAAGAGGTTTTCATCTCGCGCCCGGATGGGCTGGAAGAGGGAATGAAATTTTATCCCCTTGATACCTTTCCCCTTAATCCTTCTTACCTCTCCTACCGGGTCCTCCATATTGGGGAGGATAGTGCCGAAGCTGAAGAGGGTCTGGTTATCGTTAATCTCAATGAGGAAGTTATTCGCTGCACCCACTACTTCGGGCCTTTCCGCCACACAGAAGGTCACGACCGCCTCGATTGCGCATCTTTTCATATAGGCCTTTATATCCTTCAGGGTGAAGTCTCCCGCAAGCGGAATGTGATCGCCTGCTGTGGCCTGGAGTCGTTGAACAACTTTGGGAGCAATTTTATCCGGATAGATATGAGTGTGGGTATCGATCATTTAAAATCCTTTCGCTTTCTCCTTTATGGTTTGAAACTGTGGTCGAGATGGACATCGATCAAGACCGGACCCTGCTGGCTCAGGGCACGAGCAAGAGCCGCTTGCACCTCCTGAATCTTCTCACACCTTTCCCCCGGAACCCCCAGAGCTCGAGCCAGGCCCACGAAATCTATCCCGGGGCGCTCCAGGTCCATGCCGATGTAGGCATCACTCTTGGCGGAGTAGCCATGCAGGGCGTAAGTTCGCTCCTTAAGGATGCGATATCCGCTATTGTTGCAAATGACAAATACAACAGCCAAGCCGTAATGAGCTGCGGTCCAGAGACCCTGGAAGGAATACATGGCGCTCCCATCACCGATAAGGGCTACGACGGGGCGATCGCCCAAGGCCAACTTGACGCCCAAGGCTGCAGGGATGCCCCAGCCAATCCCCCCACCGCGCATACCATAATAACTATGGGGGTCCTCGCTTTTATACAGGGCTCTGAGAGCGCGCCCGGAAGAGATCGTTTCATCGACGACAACGGCATTGGCCGGGAGGATATCGCATACAGCTTCCATCAGGACCAGAGGAGTGATAGGCATTCTCTCCCTTTCTTCTTTCGCTTTTTCTCTGAGTCCCAGGAGGGTCTTTTCCTTAATCTGGCGTACTTGTTCCAGGCGAAGCTGGGCTTCTTTTCGCCGGTTTTCGCTCATCTTTTCTTTCAGAGCTTTTTCCAATTCGGGTAAGGTCTCCTTGGGATCCCCAAGGACGGCGATCCGGGCCGGGTAGTTCTTCCCAATCTCCCATGGGTCGAGGTGGAGATGGATGATGGTTAGGCCGGGAGGAATCGGATCGATCTCCGAAGGCAAGGACATGGTTAGAAGATCGGCGCCGACAGAAAAGAGGGCATCCGCATCCTGTAGAGCCTGGCGGGCTGTTCTCTGGACACGAGGAATCGGTCCCAAAGAGAGGGGATGGGAAGAAGGAAAATTACAAGTTCCTGATACCGTCTGTTGATAAACAGGAGCTCCGAGCAGTTCCGCCACCCGGGCTAACTCGGCATGGGCGTCGCCGCGGGCCACGGCATCACCCGCGATGATAATCGGATGCTTCGCCTTGCTCAAAATTTCGGCTGCCGCTTCGATCGCAGCCTGGGAAGCCCGGAGACGAGGATCGATCCGGGTGGGAGCTCCCAGATCGATCTCTCCCTTAGCTTTTAGAACATCAGCAGGAAGGGAAAGGAAGACCGGGCCCGCAGGGGGGAAAACGGCCACTTTTGCGGCCCGGTGTATCGCCCGGGGTAAATCCTCGAGGCGGAGGATCTCGTAGGACCACTTCACCCAAGGCTTGGCCACGTCGGGAAGGTTGGAATGGAGGATGGGTTCGGTGATGAGGAAGCTCTGGTCGTGCTGTCCGGCCGTGACCAGAAGGGGGGAATTGGCTTTGTAGGCATTGTAGAGCATCCCCATCGAATTCCCGATTCCCGGGGTGGTATGGACATTGACGACCCCCAACTTTCCCGAGGCGATCGCATAGCCATCGGCCATCGAGACGGCTACCCCCTCGTGCAGGGCCAAAAAATACCGAATCTCCTTTTGACCTTGCAGGGCATCCATGAGAGGAAGCTCCGTGGTCCCGGGGTTGCCGAAAATACAATCCGCCCCTTCTTGTTTCAGGATCTCCAAAAAAGCCGTTGACCCGGAAATAAATGGCATGGCCCCTCCTGCGGCAGAAATCGCTCAGACTGATTTTTTTATCATAGCATAGTCCATGACTCCGAAATAATACAAACACAATAATTTTTTTATCCCCCCCTCGACTCCCCCTCACCCCATCCCGCTCCCCCACATGGGGGGAGAGGGGAAGGGGGATTATTTTCCCATTTCTTTCTTCCCCATTTCTTTCTTGCTTTTCCCAAATTCGCTCGGTAAATTAAAGCCAGGAGGGATCATGTCTTATCGCCGCGGCATCATTGCCATCATGGGTTCTGGGGAGACGACTGATTCGATGGTCCGGGTGCACCGGGATCTCCTGCAGAAACTGACCCCACCTGTCAAGGCCGTATTCATCGATACTCCGGCAGGCTTCCAGATGAATGCCGACGACCTTTTCGAAAAGACAAGGGAATATTTCGAAAAACGTCTCGGGCAAACTATGGAACATATGGCCTTCAAATCTTCTACGAATATTTCCCTCTACGAATCCGAGAAGGCTTTTCAAACTCTCCGCCAGTCAGATTATATTTTCGTGGGCCCCGGAAGCCCCACTTACGCCCTAAAAAATTGGGCCGGGACTCCCATCCCTCAAATTATTTTCGAAAAGGTCCAAAGCGGCGCCTGCTTCATCGCTGCCAGCGCTGCCGCCCTGACCCTCGGCCGATTTACGCTTCCGGTTTACGAAATATACAAGGTGGGAGAAGAATTACACTGGATCGAGGGAATGAATTTGTTGGGTAGGTGTGGACTGAATATCGTCGTGATCCCCCACTGGAATAACGCCGAAGGGGGCACCCATGACACCCGGTTCTGCTACATGGGGGAACCGCGATTGATTCGGCTCGAAGAAATGCTTCCCGAGGATATCCCGATTCTCGGCATTGATGAGCATACGGCCTGCATTCTGGACTTCGAGGAAGAAAAAGTTTTAGTCCGGGGCATCGGAGGCGTGACGTTGCACCACCGAGGTTCCCAAAAGATATTCAACGATGGAGAGATCCTCCCCTTGGATGAGTTCAAAGGGTTGGCCAGGCCTTCCCTCGAAGAAAAACCCGGGGAACCCCCAAAAATCCAGGCCACCGAACCTGCCGCTGAACCATTTATGGAGCAGGTTAAATCATTCAAAGAATCTTTCGATCGATATCTTCAGGATCATCAAGGGGAAGCTTTGATCAATGTACTTGTGACCTTGGATAAAATAATCTGGAAATCTTGCAAAGATTTTGAGGATGAAGACCTGATCTCCCAGGCCCGGGAGACGCTTAGAGGAATGATCGTTCAACTTGGCCTTCGCTTCGACGAGTGTCCCAAAGATGTTGTGCCCATCCTTTCACCTCTGATGGATATTCTTCTGGATATTCGAACCAGGCTCCGTGCAGCTAAACAGTGGGAAATTGCGGATGACATCCGGGACAAATTACTTCAGTCTGGAATTGTTGTGGAGGATACCCCTCAGGGGACTCAATGGCACCTTAAAACATAGGGCATAGCGCATAGCATCATGAACAAAGAAAATAATTGTCCTACAACCTCATTGACCCCTCAGACCATCGCTATTACAGGAGGAAAGATGGACGAAGACGCTGTCCTGATTGAACCACGGAAAATCCCTGGCGATCCCAAGATCGATCACCCCATTGTTCTAACCCTTTTTGAACCTTACCTGGAATTTCTCCGCAAGGAACTGAAGATTAAAAAAACCGCTTTGGCGCGATTGCGTTTTCCCTCCATGACTTACTGTACGACAAGGATGGACGGGAAAAAAATTTCCGTTTTCGGAACGCCGTTAGGCGCTCCCCAGGCTGCGATTATTCTGGAAAGGCTGATCGCTATGGGAGCGCGGAAGATTTTTGCTTTCGGATGTTGCGGCTCCCTGCAACCGGATCTCTCCGCAGGCCACCTGGTCATTCCTACCGAGGCCTTGAGTGAAGAAGGAACCTCTATTCATTACCCCCTGCCGGAGGGAGTGGCGGGCAAGGCCGATGAATTAATTGCTCAAATATGCCGGGAGAAATGTCAGGAGGAAGGTTTCAAAGTACTATCCGGAAAAGTCTGGACAACGGATGCCCTCTTTCGGGAAACCCGAGGGCAAGTTAAACGTTATGCCGAGATGGGCTTCCTCGCCGTGGAAATGGAAATGTCCGCCCTATTTACCGTCGCCGCCTTTCGCCAAGTCCAACTTGGCGGCCTGATGGTGGTTTCCGACGAACTGGGAACGCTCAAATGGAAAACGGGATTCTTAAATCCTTATTTCTGGCTGGCTTCAAAAAAAGCAGCTAAGATAGCCATTGAATCTTGCCTGGCTCTCTGAAAAAAATTTTTTCTCAATTTTTTTCCTCCGGCCCTTATTTCTTTTTAAACAATTTTTTCAAATCCTCGAAGGCCTCCTTAAATCTCTCTTTTAATTCCTTCCCGGTTTTCTTAGGGGCCCCTCGGGTCTTTTCAAATTCTTTGCCAGCTTTGTCCGGGAATTCGGCGGCTGACTTTTTTAACTCTTTTCCAGCCTCTTTGATATCCTTTTTGACCGCTTTCATCTCCTTTTTGGCTTTTTGCTTAGCTTTTTCCACCAGGCTTTGGGGGGTGGATTCTTTATTACCGGAGAGTTCCTCCTTTTCCTGGCCCTGCGCAAGGGCCACGGAGAATATTAACATCAGGGCGAAAAAAGTTAGGCCTATTAATTGTTTCCATCTTCCCACTTTCTTTTACCCTCCTTTATCACCTTCTCATGGAGACGCGATAGCCAATAATCGATGAGGGACAAATTCTAAGCATATATAGTAGCACCCGGAAGACAATTTGTTCAAGAAAATTGGGCTGGGGCAATTCATTTGACGATCTTTAGGAATCGCTATAGAATGCTTTTAGGGCCGAA
This window contains:
- a CDS encoding amidohydrolase family protein, with protein sequence MIDTHTHIYPDKIAPKVVQRLQATAGDHIPLAGDFTLKDIKAYMKRCAIEAVVTFCVAERPEVVGAANNFLIEINDNQTLFSFGTILPNMEDPVGEVRRIKGKGIKGIKFHSLFQPIRARDENLFPIYGAMAQEGMIAYFHVGKDPVNPSHPPGTGPQDIAHLKERFPSLKIVAAHFGGLFMLDEARKWIIGRDIYIDTCWGPNIQSLRSDEVIDLIRQHGVEKVLFATDYPSTTDPVPQIKWFKDLPLQEEEKQLIFRENARRLLGL
- a CDS encoding thiamine pyrophosphate-binding protein, with the protein product MPFISGSTAFLEILKQEGADCIFGNPGTTELPLMDALQGQKEIRYFLALHEGVAVSMADGYAIASGKLGVVNVHTTPGIGNSMGMLYNAYKANSPLLVTAGQHDQSFLITEPILHSNLPDVAKPWVKWSYEILRLEDLPRAIHRAAKVAVFPPAGPVFLSLPADVLKAKGEIDLGAPTRIDPRLRASQAAIEAAAEILSKAKHPIIIAGDAVARGDAHAELARVAELLGAPVYQQTVSGTCNFPSSHPLSLGPIPRVQRTARQALQDADALFSVGADLLTMSLPSEIDPIPPGLTIIHLHLDPWEIGKNYPARIAVLGDPKETLPELEKALKEKMSENRRKEAQLRLEQVRQIKEKTLLGLREKAKEERERMPITPLVLMEAVCDILPANAVVVDETISSGRALRALYKSEDPHSYYGMRGGGIGWGIPAALGVKLALGDRPVVALIGDGSAMYSFQGLWTAAHYGLAVVFVICNNSGYRILKERTYALHGYSAKSDAYIGMDLERPGIDFVGLARALGVPGERCEKIQEVQAALARALSQQGPVLIDVHLDHSFKP
- a CDS encoding Type 1 glutamine amidotransferase-like domain-containing protein, which codes for MSYRRGIIAIMGSGETTDSMVRVHRDLLQKLTPPVKAVFIDTPAGFQMNADDLFEKTREYFEKRLGQTMEHMAFKSSTNISLYESEKAFQTLRQSDYIFVGPGSPTYALKNWAGTPIPQIIFEKVQSGACFIAASAAALTLGRFTLPVYEIYKVGEELHWIEGMNLLGRCGLNIVVIPHWNNAEGGTHDTRFCYMGEPRLIRLEEMLPEDIPILGIDEHTACILDFEEEKVLVRGIGGVTLHHRGSQKIFNDGEILPLDEFKGLARPSLEEKPGEPPKIQATEPAAEPFMEQVKSFKESFDRYLQDHQGEALINVLVTLDKIIWKSCKDFEDEDLISQARETLRGMIVQLGLRFDECPKDVVPILSPLMDILLDIRTRLRAAKQWEIADDIRDKLLQSGIVVEDTPQGTQWHLKT
- a CDS encoding nucleoside phosphorylase, whose product is MDEDAVLIEPRKIPGDPKIDHPIVLTLFEPYLEFLRKELKIKKTALARLRFPSMTYCTTRMDGKKISVFGTPLGAPQAAIILERLIAMGARKIFAFGCCGSLQPDLSAGHLVIPTEALSEEGTSIHYPLPEGVAGKADELIAQICREKCQEEGFKVLSGKVWTTDALFRETRGQVKRYAEMGFLAVEMEMSALFTVAAFRQVQLGGLMVVSDELGTLKWKTGFLNPYFWLASKKAAKIAIESCLAL